A part of Ammospiza nelsoni isolate bAmmNel1 chromosome 9, bAmmNel1.pri, whole genome shotgun sequence genomic DNA contains:
- the RPAP2 gene encoding putative RNA polymerase II subunit B1 CTD phosphatase RPAP2 — MAMMAAGTGKPRRRRAGNKHSAAQKNEDAAQRKAALEAALRHKIECEKKALSIVEQLLEEDITEEFLLNCGKCITPSHYKDVVDERSIIKLCGYPLCHNKLENVPKQKYRISTKTNRVYDITERKCFCSNFCYRASKYFEAQISKSPVWMREEEKPPDIELLKEGRSGQSGEEVKLRDEVIKASDIENPRISSDPCESRSHDTASDSSTDTEQEFISSVLPGSQSSSANFAQQLHRKSILKKKPARKVHATPKTEDADVAEATEQLSHCKLDTQEERHACSVHNEVTAPPSDNTAPEKSSASEIFENTYGSQIVFLGVSKRGAEHLKRTLAKSTEHKNPELRHPVNSKGSLLEVLRQTLMEWRTEETLKFLYGPNYTSLYSSERVASVSQETEELDEDDLDTPDDLSTVALGESENSLNYSLPFTGSSGIVKPVPSYEKLKEETELLELRVKEFYKGRYVLAEEAATQAQEGEHPSKDRDDQQEDLTFPLVDSNAQMQIRKRIVLEKLRKALSAVLGPLQIASGDVYTELKNLVKTFRLTNRNIIHKMPEWTLIAIVLLSVLSQTTPLFKNTQTSPMYTQFLTTLLEELHFKNEDLESLTRIFRMD; from the exons ATGGCGATGATGGCCGCCGGGACGGGCAAGCCCCGGCGGCGGCGCGCAG GAAATAAGCATTCAGCTGCTCAGAAAAATGAAGATGCTGCTCAAAG gaaagcagctctggaggctGCACTGAGACACAAGATTGAATGTGAGAAAAAAGCATTGTCTATTgttgagcagctcctggaagagGACATTACTGAAGAGTTCCTTCTAAATTGT GGAAAATGTATTACTCCATCTCACTATAAAGATGTTGTTGATGAGCGATCTATCATCAAACTGTGTGGTTATCCTCTATGTCACAATAAGCTGGAAAAT GTGCCAAAGCAGAAGTACAGAATCTCAACAAAAACGAACAGAGTTTATGATATCACTGAAAGAAAG TGCTTTTGCAGCAATTTTTGCTATAGAGCATCTAAATATTTTGAAGCTCAAATTTCCAAAAGTCCAGTGTGGatgagagaagaggaaaa accACCCGACAtagagctgctgaaggagggACGGAG TGGACAGTCTGGAGAAGAGGTGAAACTGCGTGATGAAGTAATTAAAGCATCTGACATTGAAAATCCTAGGATATCTTCAGATCCATGTGAATCTCGTTCTCATGACACAGCCAGTGACAGCAGTACTGATACTGAACAAGAATTTATTTCCTCTGTCCTACCAGGAAGTCAGTCAAGTTCAGCCAATTTTGCACAGCAATTGCACAGAAAAAGCATCCTCAAAAAGAAGCCTGCTCGAAAAGTCCATGCCACCCCTAAAACTGAAGATGCAGATGTGGCAGAAGCCACTGAACAACTCTCTCATTGTAAATTAGACACTCAGGAAGAAAGACACGCTTGCTCTGTTCATAATGAAGTAACTGCACCACCTTCAGACAATACTGCTCCTGAGAAATCAAGTGCTTCAGAAATCTTTGAAAATACGTATGGATCACAGATAGTTTTTCTAGGTGTGAGCAAAAGAGGAGCAGAACATCTTAAAAGAACATTAGCTAAGTCAACAGAACATAAAAACCCTGAACTGAGGCATCCAGTTAATTCCAAAGGCAGTTTACTAGAAGTACTTAGGCAAACACTTATGGAGTGGAGAACTGAGGAAACTTTAAAATTTCTCTATGGCCCAAACTATACTTCTTTGTACTCATCAGAGCGCGTAGCATCTGTCAGCCAGGAGACTGAAGAACTTGATGAGGATGACTTAGATACACCTGATGATCTCAGCACTGTTGCTCTAGGGGAGTCTGAAAACAGTCTGAACTATTCTTTACCTTTCACAGGCTCAAGTGGAATAGTTAAGCCTGTGCCTAGTTATGAAAAGCTAAAAGAAGAAACAGAGCTCCTAGAACTCCGGGTAAAAGAGTTCTATAAAGGAAGGTACGTCTTGGCTGAGGAGGCAGCGACACAAGCACAGGAAGGGGAGCATCCCAGCAAAGACAGA GATGATCAGCAGGAAGATCTCACCTTCCCACTTGTTGATTCAAATGCACAAATGCAGATTAGGAAGCGAATTGTCCttgaaaaactgagaaaagc GTTATCTGCAGTTTTGGGCCCTCTTCAGATTGCTTCAGGTGATGTTTACACAGAGCTAAAAAATCTTGTCAAAACTTTCCG gttaacaaacagaaatattattcACAAAATGCCTGAATGGACTCTCATTGCTATTGTTTTGTTATCTGT